One region of Clostridiales bacterium genomic DNA includes:
- a CDS encoding DUF1667 domain-containing protein yields MKELTCIGCPRGCTLKIERDGDGWSVTGNTCPRGREFAVSEMTAPRRTICSTVRTAFPDAPVLPVRVSADIPKDRIFDVMDALKTVTVSERIGRGDVVIPDVLGLGVDVIATSSLLRHRPE; encoded by the coding sequence ATGAAAGAACTCACCTGTATCGGCTGCCCGCGCGGCTGCACCTTGAAAATCGAACGCGACGGCGACGGCTGGTCCGTCACCGGCAACACCTGCCCCCGCGGCCGGGAGTTTGCCGTTTCGGAGATGACCGCGCCCAGGCGCACCATCTGCTCAACCGTGCGCACGGCCTTCCCGGACGCGCCGGTGCTGCCGGTGCGCGTGTCGGCCGACATTCCGAAAGACCGCATCTTCGATGTCATGGACGCGCTCAAAACCGTCACCGTATCCGAGCGTATCGGCCGCGGCGATGTCGTGATCCCGGACGTGCTCGGTCTCGGCGTGGATGTCATCGCCACGAGCAGCCTCCTCAGGCACAGACCCGAATGA
- a CDS encoding NAD(P)/FAD-dependent oxidoreductase, with protein MMYDVIVIGGGPGGLAAAISAHENGAHVLLIEREARLGGMLKQCIHDGFGLARFGERLAGPEYVERFIDRLEDLGIEAHTQTFVTRVEKTPAGFAVVTVSRDGVARYDTRTLVLATGCRERTAKQVFIHGTRPAGVFTAGTAQHFTNLLGELPTRRCVILGSGDIGLIMARRLTLEGAEVLGVYEAKSTPSGLTRNIHQCLHDYNIPLHLSHTVTRVFGADRLTGVEVAEVDEAMRPIPGTEQRIDCDALIVSVGLIPENELAESLGVPLDGHTRGPVCDGQLMTEVPGIFSCGNALHVNDLVDYVSASGELAGKSAAHFAAHTRDEIALTISDDFGYLVPQRLDRTEDNSSVTLYFRSAAVLGPCRVVLTIDGKETWSRRYPFLRPPEMQQLTLDFDKLGIAHARDVHFTIEVAEA; from the coding sequence ATGATGTACGACGTCATCGTCATCGGCGGCGGCCCCGGCGGGCTCGCGGCCGCCATCTCCGCGCACGAAAACGGTGCGCACGTGCTGCTCATCGAGCGCGAGGCGCGCCTGGGCGGCATGCTCAAACAGTGCATTCACGATGGCTTTGGCCTCGCCCGCTTCGGCGAGCGGCTGGCCGGGCCGGAATATGTCGAGCGCTTCATCGACCGGCTCGAGGATCTGGGCATTGAGGCGCACACACAGACGTTCGTCACGCGCGTGGAGAAAACGCCCGCCGGCTTCGCGGTCGTCACCGTCAGCCGCGACGGCGTCGCGCGCTATGACACCCGCACGCTCGTGCTGGCCACCGGCTGCCGCGAGCGCACGGCAAAACAGGTCTTTATCCACGGCACGCGCCCGGCGGGCGTGTTCACGGCCGGCACCGCGCAGCATTTTACGAACCTGCTCGGCGAGCTGCCGACCCGGCGCTGCGTCATCCTCGGCAGCGGCGACATCGGGCTCATCATGGCCCGCCGCCTGACGCTCGAGGGCGCAGAGGTCCTCGGCGTGTACGAGGCCAAGTCCACTCCCTCTGGCCTGACGCGCAACATCCACCAGTGCCTGCATGACTACAATATCCCGCTGCACCTGAGCCACACGGTCACGCGCGTGTTCGGCGCAGACCGGCTCACGGGCGTGGAGGTCGCGGAGGTCGATGAGGCCATGCGCCCCATCCCCGGCACGGAGCAGCGCATCGACTGCGACGCGCTGATCGTGTCCGTCGGCCTCATCCCGGAAAACGAGCTGGCGGAGTCGCTCGGCGTCCCGCTCGACGGGCACACCCGCGGCCCTGTGTGCGACGGGCAGCTCATGACGGAAGTGCCCGGCATCTTCTCGTGCGGCAACGCGCTGCACGTCAACGACCTCGTGGACTATGTGTCCGCCTCCGGCGAGCTGGCGGGCAAGAGCGCGGCGCACTTTGCCGCGCACACACGCGACGAGATCGCGCTCACGATCTCGGACGATTTCGGCTATCTCGTCCCCCAGCGGCTCGACCGCACGGAGGACAACAGCAGCGTCACGCTGTATTTCCGCAGCGCGGCGGTGCTCGGCCCGTGCCGCGTGGTGCTGACCATCGACGGCAAGGAAACCTGGTCGCGGCGCTACCCCTTCCTGCGCCCGCCCGAGATGCAGCAGCTCACACTGGACTTTGACAAGCTCGGCATCGCCCACGCGCGCGATGTCCACTTTACGATCGAGGTGGCAGAGGCATGA
- a CDS encoding FAD-dependent oxidoreductase — translation MKISALNRKLHRAFGGRVTAALADGCIVLRGELDRWDDVVRAGQMAATKYSTCHVVNDITFTGGKDAPMRVPALHDDALDGQTPDVLIIGGGISGVSIARELARQKLDILVVDKECDLALGASGRNDGEVHPGIDLGRGSIKHKYIRRGNAMYDQVCKELDVPFHRVGQYVCFQHGWLRPAVWGYCMWRKYHDGIADTELISGRELLRREPNFNKKTRFAISNPDSGCVCPYGLTIAYAENAVQNGARIALNTAVLGMDVADGQITAVHTNRGTLHPALVINAAGVFAEDVARMADDRFFSIHPRRGTNSILDRKAGAFMHSIASVKGSDMVSKTHSKGGGILHTVHDNLLIGPDAVETYEKENTATYPESIAHVFEKQKITMPALTERDIITYFTGVRAPTFEEDFIIERGRRTHNLIHVAGIQSPGLTTAPAVAVDVADMAVRILARERPVAINPDFDPHRPGIPVLREMDDATRAAYIAKNPDYGVIVCRCEEISRGEILDALRSNVCVPTVDGVKKRVRPGMGRCQGGFCSPQVVRIIAEYLGVPLSAVRKSSADAPITFGPTKSGEVQA, via the coding sequence ATGAAGATCTCCGCATTGAACCGAAAACTGCACCGCGCCTTCGGCGGCCGCGTCACGGCGGCGCTGGCCGACGGCTGCATCGTCCTGCGCGGCGAACTCGACCGCTGGGACGACGTGGTGCGCGCCGGCCAGATGGCCGCAACGAAATATTCCACGTGCCATGTCGTCAATGACATCACGTTCACCGGTGGCAAGGACGCGCCCATGCGCGTGCCCGCGCTGCATGACGATGCGCTCGACGGGCAGACGCCCGACGTGCTCATCATCGGCGGCGGCATCTCGGGCGTGTCGATCGCGCGCGAGCTTGCGCGCCAGAAGCTCGACATTCTCGTCGTAGATAAGGAATGTGACCTCGCGCTCGGCGCCTCCGGGCGCAACGACGGCGAGGTGCACCCGGGCATCGACCTCGGGCGCGGCAGCATCAAGCACAAATACATCCGCCGCGGCAACGCCATGTACGATCAGGTCTGCAAGGAGCTCGACGTGCCGTTTCACCGCGTGGGGCAATATGTCTGCTTCCAGCACGGCTGGCTGCGTCCCGCCGTGTGGGGCTACTGCATGTGGCGCAAATATCACGACGGCATCGCCGACACCGAGCTCATCTCCGGCAGGGAGCTGCTGCGCCGCGAGCCGAACTTCAACAAAAAGACCCGCTTTGCCATCTCGAATCCGGACTCTGGCTGCGTCTGCCCCTACGGGCTGACGATCGCCTACGCGGAAAACGCCGTGCAAAACGGCGCGCGCATCGCGCTCAACACCGCCGTGCTGGGCATGGACGTCGCGGACGGGCAGATCACCGCCGTGCACACCAACCGCGGCACGCTGCACCCCGCGCTCGTCATCAACGCGGCCGGCGTGTTCGCCGAGGACGTGGCGCGCATGGCGGATGACCGCTTTTTCTCCATCCACCCCCGCCGCGGCACGAACAGCATCCTCGACCGCAAGGCCGGCGCGTTCATGCATTCGATCGCGTCCGTGAAGGGCAGCGACATGGTGTCGAAAACGCACTCGAAGGGCGGCGGCATCCTGCACACCGTGCACGACAACCTGCTCATCGGGCCCGACGCGGTGGAGACCTATGAAAAAGAGAACACGGCGACATATCCCGAGAGCATCGCGCACGTATTCGAAAAGCAGAAGATCACGATGCCCGCGCTGACCGAGCGCGACATCATCACCTATTTCACCGGTGTGCGCGCGCCTACGTTCGAGGAGGATTTCATCATCGAGCGCGGCCGCCGCACGCACAACCTCATCCACGTCGCGGGCATCCAGTCCCCCGGCCTGACGACGGCGCCCGCCGTCGCGGTCGACGTGGCGGACATGGCCGTGCGCATCCTCGCGCGCGAGCGCCCCGTGGCCATCAATCCGGACTTTGACCCCCACCGGCCGGGCATCCCCGTCCTGCGGGAGATGGACGACGCCACGCGCGCGGCGTACATTGCGAAAAACCCCGACTATGGCGTCATCGTCTGCCGCTGCGAGGAGATCAGCCGCGGCGAGATCCTCGACGCGCTGCGCTCGAACGTGTGCGTGCCGACGGTCGACGGCGTGAAAAAGCGCGTGCGGCCCGGCATGGGCCGCTGCCAGGGCGGGTTCTGCTCACCGCAGGTGGTGCGCATCATCGCGGAGTATCTCGGCGTGCCGCTCAGCGCGGTGCGCAAGTCCTCGGCCGACGCGCCCATCACGTTCGGCCCGACGAAATCCGGGGAGGTGCAGGCATGA
- a CDS encoding TetR/AcrR family transcriptional regulator, which produces MAAPRNDNVKEKILDAATGLLDTQTFADISLAEIAAAAGVSKGTLYYYYKNKTDILFDITNRYLDRQWDELIAWTENKDKDTSVHRLVKYVVERNTASAGMRLHLIHAAMLGDEALRAKLIDRYAAFERLIAEKIAERTDVVSADYLTQLILLASDGMIVQEALRNDNFDAAAFVRQSEAYLRVLRPADRI; this is translated from the coding sequence ATGGCCGCTCCGCGCAACGACAATGTCAAGGAGAAGATCCTCGACGCCGCGACCGGCCTGTTGGACACGCAGACGTTTGCCGATATCTCGCTGGCCGAGATCGCCGCGGCGGCCGGCGTGTCCAAGGGGACGCTCTATTACTATTATAAAAATAAAACGGATATCCTTTTCGACATCACCAACCGCTATCTCGACCGCCAGTGGGACGAGCTGATTGCCTGGACGGAGAATAAGGACAAGGACACGTCCGTGCACCGGCTGGTGAAGTACGTCGTCGAGCGCAACACCGCCTCCGCCGGCATGCGCCTGCACCTGATCCACGCCGCCATGCTCGGCGACGAGGCGCTGCGCGCCAAGCTCATCGACCGCTACGCCGCGTTCGAGCGGCTCATCGCCGAGAAGATCGCCGAGCGCACCGACGTCGTCTCCGCCGACTATCTCACGCAGCTGATCCTGCTCGCGTCCGACGGCATGATCGTGCAGGAGGCGCTGCGCAACGACAACTTTGACGCCGCCGCCTTCGTGCGCCAGAGCGAGGCGTATCTGCGCGTTTTGCGCCCCGCCGACCGGATTTGA
- a CDS encoding 2-hydroxyacyl-CoA dehydratase family protein, whose protein sequence is MKDLKHLIFFENLLQDAQNELVTQAVNDGKIALGYNCYYIPEVLLNLPGCFSSRLRAPRCESTDIATYYMTSRVCPYVRSILERAIEGGYNYLNALFGAECCASMERMEEHFFLINPVKNDRFFVTQIDPPLKGDKTSYDYYKGQLQLKVVDQLAERYGVDTSDAAMRATIEKFNELCDVITEIGNFRKLPNPPITGYEFHVIQLVSEVCPHDLILPYLKETLAEIKKRKPEKEFPFRARVVVAGSEIDDPEFTKLLETCGAMVVADRYCFGSFPSRERIEIQDGETAFDAICRHYLHWNQCARFMEGAKIDQRHAEVKRLVDEFHADGVIYENMKFCEFWSYEKVLASHILTEEMGVPCCTIEKEYALGSIGQLRTRFQAFVESLEIKKINS, encoded by the coding sequence ATGAAAGACCTGAAACATCTGATTTTCTTCGAAAATCTCCTGCAGGACGCGCAGAATGAGCTCGTCACGCAGGCGGTCAATGACGGGAAAATCGCCCTCGGGTACAACTGCTATTACATCCCCGAGGTTCTGCTCAACCTGCCGGGCTGCTTCTCGAGCCGCCTGCGCGCGCCGCGCTGCGAGTCGACCGACATTGCGACCTACTACATGACCAGCCGTGTCTGCCCGTATGTCCGCTCCATCCTCGAGCGTGCCATTGAGGGCGGCTACAACTACCTCAATGCGCTCTTCGGCGCCGAGTGCTGCGCGTCCATGGAGCGTATGGAAGAGCACTTCTTCCTCATCAATCCCGTGAAGAACGATCGCTTCTTCGTCACGCAGATCGATCCCCCGCTCAAGGGCGATAAGACCAGCTATGACTACTACAAGGGCCAGCTGCAGCTCAAGGTCGTTGACCAGCTTGCCGAGCGCTACGGCGTGGACACCTCCGATGCCGCCATGCGCGCGACCATCGAGAAGTTCAACGAGCTGTGCGATGTCATCACCGAGATCGGCAACTTCCGCAAGCTGCCCAACCCGCCCATTACCGGCTATGAGTTCCACGTCATCCAGCTCGTGAGCGAGGTCTGCCCGCACGACCTGATCCTCCCGTACCTCAAGGAGACGCTCGCCGAGATCAAAAAGCGCAAGCCCGAGAAGGAATTCCCCTTCCGCGCACGCGTCGTGGTCGCCGGCTCCGAGATCGACGATCCCGAGTTTACGAAGCTCCTCGAGACCTGCGGCGCCATGGTCGTGGCCGACCGCTACTGCTTCGGCAGCTTCCCGAGCCGTGAGCGCATCGAGATCCAGGACGGCGAGACCGCGTTTGACGCCATCTGCCGCCACTACCTGCACTGGAACCAGTGCGCCCGCTTCATGGAGGGTGCGAAGATCGACCAGCGCCATGCTGAGGTCAAGCGCCTTGTCGACGAGTTCCATGCCGACGGCGTGATCTACGAGAACATGAAGTTCTGCGAGTTCTGGAGCTATGAGAAGGTGCTCGCCTCCCATATCCTGACCGAGGAGATGGGCGTGCCGTGCTGCACGATCGAGAAGGAATACGCGCTCGGCTCCATCGGCCAGCTCCGTACCCGTTTCCAGGCCTTCGTCGAGAGTCTGGAAATCAAGAAAATCAATTCTTGA
- a CDS encoding 2-hydroxyacyl-CoA dehydratase family protein, producing MKTMNCPVTKFIDSKMQRFDPLWQAQNGVGGLRSRYYDKTGVAKYREWRGLHDTMVDYRAWLKNVMSMAAMVASAPIPCLKGFWEYRWMGSYLGTFMFIDRLFEGYRGPELVIAHMNMHAIVQSLTKKIALVLSHDLRIGGKDSDKIIPVDEVMPPLFLTGFKDLIPIPLQTLPEFIICDVDQQLEPYYIDVAESFGLPADVCSRCAAETGVALNDDFPLFGKAMLSTNMPCNASEATSMFQRRRIGLPDFQITMAMIHNEPAAHPYSAQVLRDCIEFVEKEYGVEYDWNALFKRAKHMNEQNEIELEKWDYFKTPYCPLTGISETLYRLYAWASANGQEDYFTKNDRKVIKILRKCYKNKYVPYGGTTRHRAFLWGPSAVYYTDFPTWTQNCWGINIVLNMDSTMGHNMISTTDPDQALMDLALFSEKGVMRHMAVGGWDNVNSVWEWATNFNCDMVLMNDNIACKGMLGVHAMMEEQARDLGFHFIFIEHDLEDCRTVPRRDMRKCVNEYMSIVLNEQPLDPTLVDFDDSAAY from the coding sequence ATGAAAACTATGAATTGCCCTGTTACGAAATTTATTGACTCCAAGATGCAGAGATTCGACCCCCTCTGGCAGGCTCAGAACGGTGTCGGCGGTCTCCGCAGCCGTTACTATGATAAGACCGGCGTCGCCAAGTACCGTGAGTGGCGTGGTCTGCACGACACCATGGTCGACTACCGTGCATGGCTCAAAAACGTCATGTCCATGGCTGCCATGGTCGCCTCCGCGCCGATCCCGTGCCTGAAGGGCTTCTGGGAATACCGCTGGATGGGCTCCTACCTCGGCACGTTCATGTTCATCGACCGTCTGTTTGAGGGCTACCGCGGCCCCGAGCTCGTGATCGCGCACATGAATATGCACGCCATCGTGCAGAGCCTGACCAAGAAGATCGCCCTTGTGCTGTCTCACGACCTGCGCATCGGCGGCAAGGACAGCGATAAGATCATCCCTGTGGACGAGGTCATGCCGCCGCTGTTCCTGACCGGCTTCAAAGACCTGATCCCCATCCCGCTGCAGACGCTACCGGAGTTCATCATCTGCGATGTTGACCAGCAGCTCGAGCCGTACTACATCGACGTAGCCGAGTCCTTCGGTCTGCCGGCAGACGTCTGCTCCCGCTGCGCGGCGGAGACCGGCGTTGCCCTCAACGACGACTTCCCGCTCTTCGGCAAGGCCATGCTCTCCACGAACATGCCCTGCAACGCCTCCGAGGCGACGTCCATGTTCCAGCGCCGCCGCATCGGCCTGCCGGACTTCCAGATCACCATGGCCATGATCCACAACGAGCCGGCCGCCCACCCGTACTCCGCGCAGGTCCTGCGCGACTGCATCGAATTCGTCGAAAAGGAATACGGCGTTGAGTATGACTGGAACGCCCTGTTCAAGCGCGCCAAGCACATGAACGAGCAAAACGAGATCGAGCTCGAGAAGTGGGATTACTTCAAGACTCCCTACTGCCCGCTGACCGGCATCAGCGAGACCCTGTACCGTCTGTACGCCTGGGCCTCCGCCAACGGCCAGGAGGACTACTTCACCAAGAACGACCGCAAGGTCATCAAGATCCTGCGCAAGTGCTACAAGAATAAGTACGTCCCGTATGGCGGCACCACGCGTCACCGTGCGTTCCTGTGGGGACCGTCCGCCGTGTACTACACCGACTTCCCGACCTGGACGCAGAACTGCTGGGGCATCAACATCGTCCTGAACATGGACTCCACCATGGGTCACAACATGATCAGCACGACCGACCCCGATCAGGCGCTCATGGATCTGGCGCTGTTCAGCGAAAAGGGCGTTATGCGTCACATGGCTGTCGGCGGCTGGGACAACGTCAACTCCGTCTGGGAGTGGGCCACGAACTTCAACTGCGACATGGTGCTCATGAACGACAACATCGCCTGCAAGGGTATGCTCGGCGTGCACGCCATGATGGAGGAGCAGGCACGCGACCTTGGCTTCCACTTCATCTTCATCGAGCACGACCTCGAGGACTGCCGCACCGTGCCGCGCCGCGATATGCGTAAGTGCGTCAACGAGTATATGTCCATCGTGCTCAACGAGCAGCCGCTCGACCCGACGCTGGTCGACTTCGACGACTCCGCGGCGTACTAA
- the rpmE gene encoding 50S ribosomal protein L31, producing the protein MKDGIHPNYQPTTIRCACGAVYETRSTKQNISIEICSKCHPFYTGKQKLVDTSGRVDKFNKKYGIK; encoded by the coding sequence ATGAAAGACGGTATCCATCCGAATTACCAGCCGACCACGATCCGCTGCGCCTGCGGCGCCGTGTACGAGACCCGCTCCACGAAGCAGAACATCTCCATCGAGATCTGCTCCAAGTGCCACCCGTTCTACACCGGCAAGCAGAAGCTCGTTGACACCAGCGGCCGCGTTGACAAGTTCAACAAGAAGTACGGCATCAAGTAA
- the addA gene encoding helicase-exonuclease AddAB subunit AddA → MPELNFTPEQRAAIDTRGSTVLVSAAAGSGKTRVLTERLMAYLTDAEHPVDIDHFLVITYTRAAAAELRSRILDGIYARIASDPENRRLRRQVALCARAEIGTIHSFCADFLRANCAALALAPDFQVADTERCAALRAAALEHTLERAYTRLDTDAPFRLLADTVGGGRDDARLGELVLSLYDKMQCHARPEQWAQRQVDLLALDGVTDAGATPWGQALLARVRESAAHWAGVLDKQLDIMAAQDMAWLYGIYGTSFAETADGLRAVVRACDQSWDAAVAALQNVPFPRLGSTRKPPDPDVRDRVKAQRDAAKKAIQALQKQINVPSAQALADLHTTAPAMQALLALTLDFGAAYAAEKRRRSLVDFSDLEHMTAQLLTDDDGAPTELARQLSGRYTEIMVDEYQDVSEVQDLIFRAVSRDGNNLFFVGDVKQSIYRFRLADPTIFLDKYARFADFRAALPGAPRRILLRENFRSRRAVLAGANHVFSNIMSRALGELDYDDAARLRAGAPYPDDGEKPELAVLELPDADDDAPTPEKSVLEADYVARRIRALIDGGASVWENGAERPAHYGDVVILLRSANSVGPVYRAALEAQGIPVSAETSGGFYTSEEVSVLCSLLAVVDNPHQDVPLIAALRSPLFGLTADDLAAVRTCDREHDFYTAVTLAAETRDDCRDFLDVLARYRALSIELPLGEFLWHVVDDRAVMALTSAMPDGELRRRNVLLLLDLAQQFERTGARGLHRFLLWMQRQAAEGEEPTVPGSESRSVRILSIHKSKGLEFPFVFLCDTARLFNKSDTRASVLVHPALGLGPKCTDLEHGVEYPTIARQAIAAQLLTETLSEEMRLLYVAMTRAKERLIITGTTHSIAKTTGWLEATASAPLPPELLRGMASPLFWLLQSALLDRDERFLRRNYVYLKPDAAAERAETETGPALPKPDPALLAQLERALTFRYAHAQAVDLPSKVTATELKRLEAEDAPPEDAGAPLLAGAPRTQTFRRPDFSARARKLTAAERGTATHRILQYLRFADARTPEGIRAQVETLTARGELTGREAQAVDTASLLRLGRTELGAQLAAAEAAGTLRREFCFSLLCPAETFFPGAGEEQVLLQGVVDAWFETKDGLVIVDYKTDRIRPEGVPARTAYYAAQLRAYAGAMARITGQPVCRRVLYFLHCGQVSDVPGPDA, encoded by the coding sequence ATGCCTGAACTCAACTTCACGCCCGAGCAGCGCGCCGCGATCGACACGCGCGGCAGCACCGTGCTCGTGTCCGCGGCGGCGGGCAGCGGCAAGACCCGCGTGCTCACCGAGCGGCTCATGGCCTACCTCACGGACGCGGAACATCCGGTCGATATCGACCATTTCCTCGTCATCACCTACACGCGCGCGGCCGCGGCCGAGCTGCGCAGCCGCATTCTCGACGGAATCTATGCGCGCATTGCGTCCGACCCCGAAAACCGCCGCCTGCGGCGGCAGGTCGCGCTGTGCGCCCGCGCCGAGATCGGCACGATCCACAGCTTCTGCGCCGACTTCCTGCGCGCCAACTGTGCAGCCCTCGCCCTCGCGCCGGACTTTCAGGTCGCCGATACCGAGCGCTGCGCCGCCCTGCGCGCAGCGGCGCTCGAGCACACGCTCGAGCGCGCCTATACACGCCTCGACACCGACGCACCCTTCCGCCTGCTGGCCGACACGGTCGGCGGCGGGCGCGACGATGCGCGCCTGGGCGAGCTGGTGCTCTCGCTCTATGACAAAATGCAGTGCCACGCACGGCCCGAGCAGTGGGCGCAGCGGCAGGTGGACCTGCTCGCGCTCGACGGCGTGACCGACGCCGGCGCTACCCCGTGGGGGCAGGCGCTGCTGGCGCGCGTGCGCGAGAGCGCGGCGCACTGGGCGGGCGTGCTCGATAAACAGCTGGACATCATGGCGGCGCAGGACATGGCGTGGCTCTACGGCATCTACGGCACGAGCTTCGCAGAGACGGCCGATGGTCTGCGCGCCGTCGTGCGCGCCTGCGATCAAAGCTGGGACGCTGCCGTGGCGGCGCTGCAGAACGTACCGTTCCCGCGCCTCGGCAGCACGCGCAAGCCGCCCGACCCGGACGTGCGCGACCGCGTCAAGGCGCAGCGCGACGCGGCAAAAAAAGCCATCCAGGCGCTGCAAAAGCAGATCAATGTCCCCTCCGCGCAGGCGCTGGCCGACCTGCACACGACCGCCCCGGCCATGCAGGCACTGCTGGCGCTGACGCTGGACTTCGGCGCGGCCTACGCCGCCGAAAAGCGGCGGCGCAGCCTTGTGGACTTCTCCGACCTCGAGCACATGACCGCGCAGCTGCTCACGGACGACGACGGCGCGCCGACGGAGCTGGCGCGCCAGCTCTCCGGGCGCTACACCGAGATCATGGTCGATGAATATCAGGACGTGTCGGAGGTGCAGGATCTCATTTTCCGCGCCGTGTCGCGCGACGGCAATAACCTCTTTTTCGTCGGCGATGTCAAGCAGTCGATCTATCGCTTCCGCCTCGCCGACCCCACGATCTTCCTCGACAAATACGCGCGCTTTGCAGATTTTCGCGCAGCCTTGCCCGGTGCGCCGCGGCGCATCCTCCTGCGGGAGAATTTCCGCTCCCGCCGCGCGGTGCTGGCCGGCGCCAACCACGTCTTTTCCAACATCATGTCCCGCGCGCTCGGCGAGCTGGACTATGACGACGCGGCCCGCCTGCGCGCCGGAGCACCCTACCCGGACGACGGCGAAAAGCCGGAGCTCGCCGTGCTCGAACTGCCGGACGCGGACGACGACGCGCCCACGCCGGAAAAATCCGTGCTGGAGGCGGACTACGTCGCGCGGCGCATCCGCGCGCTGATCGACGGCGGCGCATCCGTGTGGGAAAACGGCGCCGAGCGCCCCGCGCACTACGGCGACGTGGTCATCCTGCTGCGCAGCGCCAACAGCGTCGGCCCCGTGTACCGCGCCGCGCTCGAGGCGCAGGGCATCCCCGTATCGGCGGAGACGAGCGGCGGGTTCTACACGTCCGAGGAGGTGTCGGTGCTCTGCTCGCTGCTGGCGGTGGTGGACAATCCGCACCAGGACGTGCCGCTGATCGCGGCGCTGCGCTCGCCGCTGTTCGGCCTGACGGCGGACGATCTGGCCGCCGTGCGCACGTGCGACCGCGAGCACGATTTTTACACCGCAGTCACGCTCGCCGCCGAGACGCGCGACGACTGCCGGGACTTTCTCGACGTGCTCGCGCGCTACCGCGCGCTGTCGATCGAGCTGCCGCTGGGCGAATTTCTGTGGCACGTCGTGGACGACCGCGCCGTCATGGCGCTCACGAGCGCGATGCCGGACGGCGAGCTGCGGCGGCGCAACGTACTGCTCCTGCTCGACCTGGCGCAGCAGTTTGAGCGCACCGGCGCGCGCGGGCTGCACCGCTTCCTGCTCTGGATGCAGCGGCAGGCGGCCGAGGGCGAAGAGCCCACCGTCCCCGGCAGCGAGAGCCGCAGCGTGCGCATCCTGAGCATCCACAAATCCAAGGGGCTGGAGTTCCCGTTCGTGTTTTTGTGCGACACGGCGCGCCTGTTCAACAAATCCGACACGCGCGCGAGCGTGCTCGTGCACCCGGCGCTCGGCCTCGGGCCGAAGTGCACGGATCTCGAGCACGGCGTGGAGTACCCCACCATCGCACGGCAGGCGATCGCGGCGCAGCTGCTGACCGAGACGCTCTCGGAGGAGATGCGCCTGCTGTACGTGGCCATGACGCGCGCGAAGGAGCGCCTCATCATCACGGGCACGACGCACAGCATCGCCAAAACGACCGGCTGGCTGGAGGCCACCGCGAGCGCGCCGCTCCCGCCGGAGCTGCTGCGCGGCATGGCCAGCCCCCTGTTCTGGCTGCTGCAGAGCGCGCTGCTCGACCGGGACGAGCGCTTCCTGCGCCGGAACTACGTCTATCTGAAGCCAGACGCCGCGGCAGAGCGCGCGGAGACGGAGACCGGACCCGCGCTGCCGAAGCCCGACCCCGCCCTGCTGGCACAGCTCGAGCGCGCGCTCACGTTCCGCTACGCGCACGCGCAGGCAGTCGACCTGCCGTCAAAGGTGACGGCGACGGAGCTCAAGCGGCTGGAGGCGGAGGATGCGCCGCCCGAGGACGCCGGCGCGCCGCTGCTGGCGGGCGCGCCGCGCACGCAGACCTTTCGCCGGCCGGACTTCTCGGCGCGCGCGCGCAAGCTCACCGCGGCCGAGCGCGGCACGGCCACGCACCGCATCCTGCAATACCTGCGCTTTGCCGACGCGCGCACGCCGGAGGGCATCCGCGCGCAGGTAGAAACGTTGACCGCGCGCGGTGAACTCACGGGGCGCGAGGCGCAGGCCGTGGACACGGCCTCGCTCCTGCGGCTGGGCCGCACCGAGCTCGGCGCGCAGCTCGCGGCGGCAGAGGCAGCCGGCACGCTGCGGCGCGAGTTTTGCTTCTCGCTGCTGTGCCCGGCGGAGACGTTCTTCCCCGGCGCGGGTGAGGAGCAGGTGCTGCTGCAGGGCGTGGTCGATGCGTGGTTCGAAACAAAGGACGGTCTCGTCATCGTGGACTATAAGACCGACCGCATCCGCCCCGAGGGCGTGCCGGCGCGCACGGCGTACTACGCCGCGCAGCTGCGCGCCTACGCCGGGGCGATGGCGCGCATCACCGGCCAGCCGGTCTGCCGCCGCGTGCTGTATTTTCTGCACTGCGGCCAGGTCAGCGACGTGCCGGGCCCGGATGCGTAA